In a single window of the Phaeobacter sp. G2 genome:
- a CDS encoding AAA family ATPase — MKIRAIRLENVRRFTDPVEITGIGTGLNVLAAPNEQGKSTIFDALHAVFFKDAKSWDKDIRALAPRAGGEPRVEVEIERDGSCYRLAKQFQKASGKGDLRIWQGDHLYLQSDAAEAWLQSLIKSPKEGGPSGLLWVRQGLTNFADAKETLAARQDLMSSVAGEVDSITGGQRMDAIRRDVRQSLDRLVTSRGAKKGGALDQAMHEVATLAAREEELADKVRELRDQLDQRQDLRRALTDLQDPETQQSLEARLRQSQQELQAAEQYQEKLTVAEQALRTATLVLDNHNSALAGFLARRKDRAEAEQALSAAAETLKQICEVLDPAHAEAAQAEQVLATAKAKTQALEARLAQMQRAARLEQAADQRRALQKTLKQVRSVMQQVAALKAQMEHGPDKAAMERIETARDTLALAAQAQQLGAFALTVTYEPGQEGRLTLDGAPLAGGSRIPLPEGGSLVAPGLGRIELHPGDGAGRDQLDQAQRALAAALEVVQCDSITQARAAHQTRQEARIRLEEAEGQLLVLAPEGVMALMQRLDALPVETPPAEAGAPANEPEEEDLDQLEARLVVQRAEMDASAVALDQARQSEARHRLDLEGARVSHQAAQQRLERADAALAGQSDTAERLAELRQRQAELQQDLAAQQAQYQALQQDAPDLAPARARAARAKSEQAATREAIQAHLRDLAVLDSRIATTAGMAVEEELAEVRDQLSAAQNRLAAVEFEVAVLRRLDQALEQARSAAQEAYIGPVLQELQPLLRLLWPEARLGLDAGQVLPDQLMRAGQEEDFDSLSGGTQEQIALLVRLAFARLLARKGQPAPIILDDAIVYTDDARIEKIFDALTLQADEMQILVFTCRQKSFRALGGTQLSIRPVSDPA; from the coding sequence ATGAAGATCCGCGCTATTCGTTTGGAAAATGTTCGCCGCTTTACCGACCCGGTTGAAATCACCGGCATTGGGACGGGGCTTAATGTGTTGGCCGCCCCCAATGAACAGGGGAAATCGACCATCTTTGACGCGCTGCATGCGGTCTTTTTCAAAGATGCCAAATCCTGGGACAAGGACATTCGTGCCTTGGCGCCGCGCGCTGGGGGCGAACCTCGGGTCGAGGTGGAGATTGAACGGGACGGCAGCTGTTATCGCCTGGCCAAGCAGTTTCAAAAGGCCTCGGGCAAGGGCGATCTGCGGATCTGGCAGGGTGATCACCTGTATCTCCAATCGGATGCGGCAGAGGCCTGGCTGCAAAGCCTGATCAAATCCCCCAAAGAGGGCGGTCCCTCCGGGTTGCTTTGGGTGCGTCAGGGGCTGACCAATTTTGCCGACGCAAAGGAAACCCTGGCGGCGCGGCAGGATTTGATGTCGTCGGTCGCGGGGGAGGTGGACAGTATCACTGGCGGTCAGCGCATGGATGCGATCCGGCGCGATGTGCGCCAGTCCCTGGATCGTCTGGTGACCTCGCGTGGGGCCAAAAAGGGCGGCGCGCTGGACCAGGCGATGCATGAGGTGGCGACCTTAGCAGCGCGCGAAGAAGAGCTCGCCGACAAGGTGCGGGAACTGCGCGATCAGCTTGACCAACGTCAGGATCTGCGCCGCGCGCTGACGGATCTGCAAGACCCCGAAACACAACAATCGTTGGAGGCGCGTCTGCGCCAATCCCAGCAAGAGCTGCAAGCCGCTGAGCAATATCAGGAAAAACTGACCGTCGCGGAGCAGGCGCTGCGCACCGCCACCTTGGTGCTGGACAATCACAACAGCGCCTTGGCCGGGTTTCTGGCGCGCCGCAAAGACCGTGCCGAGGCAGAGCAAGCCCTGAGCGCGGCGGCGGAAACCCTGAAACAGATTTGCGAAGTTCTGGATCCGGCCCATGCCGAGGCAGCGCAGGCGGAGCAGGTTTTGGCAACAGCCAAGGCGAAAACACAGGCGCTGGAGGCGCGGTTGGCGCAGATGCAACGGGCCGCGCGTCTGGAGCAGGCCGCAGACCAGCGCCGCGCCTTGCAAAAGACGCTGAAGCAGGTCCGCAGTGTCATGCAGCAGGTCGCAGCGCTGAAGGCGCAGATGGAGCATGGTCCCGACAAGGCTGCGATGGAGCGGATCGAGACCGCCCGCGACACCCTGGCCCTGGCGGCGCAGGCGCAGCAGCTGGGGGCCTTTGCCCTTACCGTCACCTATGAGCCGGGGCAGGAGGGGCGCTTGACGCTGGATGGTGCGCCGCTGGCTGGCGGTAGCCGCATACCCCTGCCAGAGGGGGGCAGCCTGGTGGCGCCCGGTCTGGGTCGTATTGAGCTGCACCCGGGTGATGGCGCTGGGCGGGATCAACTGGATCAGGCGCAGCGGGCGCTTGCAGCGGCCTTGGAGGTGGTGCAGTGCGACAGCATCACCCAGGCCCGCGCGGCCCATCAGACCCGTCAAGAAGCCCGCATCCGACTGGAAGAGGCTGAAGGCCAGCTACTGGTTCTGGCACCCGAAGGGGTGATGGCGCTGATGCAGCGCCTTGATGCTTTGCCGGTGGAGACGCCCCCAGCTGAGGCGGGCGCGCCTGCAAATGAGCCTGAGGAAGAGGATCTGGACCAGCTGGAAGCCAGGCTTGTTGTGCAGCGTGCAGAAATGGACGCGTCGGCTGTCGCGCTTGACCAGGCGCGCCAAAGCGAAGCCCGTCACCGGTTGGATCTGGAAGGCGCCCGCGTTAGCCATCAGGCGGCGCAGCAACGGCTGGAACGCGCCGATGCCGCGTTGGCGGGACAAAGCGACACTGCGGAGCGGCTGGCGGAGTTGCGGCAGCGTCAGGCGGAACTGCAGCAGGATCTGGCGGCACAACAGGCCCAGTATCAGGCCTTGCAGCAGGATGCGCCAGACCTGGCCCCGGCGCGCGCACGCGCCGCGCGGGCAAAATCCGAACAGGCCGCGACCCGCGAGGCTATCCAGGCGCATCTGCGCGATCTTGCGGTCCTGGACAGTCGCATTGCCACAACGGCAGGCATGGCCGTTGAGGAGGAATTGGCCGAGGTGCGCGATCAGCTCAGTGCGGCGCAAAACCGGCTGGCGGCGGTGGAGTTTGAGGTCGCCGTGCTGCGGCGGCTTGATCAGGCGCTGGAACAGGCACGCAGCGCCGCGCAAGAGGCCTATATCGGACCGGTGCTGCAAGAGCTGCAACCGCTGTTGCGGCTGCTCTGGCCCGAGGCGCGTCTGGGGCTGGATGCCGGGCAGGTCCTGCCGGATCAGCTGATGCGGGCCGGCCAGGAAGAGGACTTTGACAGCCTGTCCGGCGGCACCCAGGAACAGATTGCCCTTTTGGTGCGCTTGGCCTTTGCCCGGCTTTTGGCGCGCAAAGGCCAACCGGCTCCGATCATTCTGGACGATGCAATTGTCTACACAGATGATGCCCGCATCGAGAAGATCTTTGACGCGCTGACCCTGCAGGCGGATGAGATGCAGATTCTGGTCTTTACCTGTCGTCAAAAAAGCTTTCGGGCTCTGGGTGGCACCCAGCTGAGCATTCGCCCGGTGTCCGACCCCGCCTAA
- a CDS encoding DNA repair exonuclease, which yields MPAFRFLHTSDLHLGKRFGQMPEEVRADLQQARQQTLATLAALAQEQGVQHVLIAGDMFDTETPSERVQRQALAAMGAAPDLHWWIIPGNHDSAAAETLWAGMAQHAAANTHLLMQPEPVKMAPGVHLLPAPCRHRFAGQDLTAWMDGCDTPAGDLRIGLAHGGVLNFGSDEAGGEVISPNRASSARLDYLALGDWHGAFTLNDRSRYSGTPEADRFKHAGRGQCLLVELTAAGQPPDITALEVGAYHWQEQALPLTPASDVAAELQALLPANRAQWRLHLLRLKAEGWVTAPQRLALEQAVAQVAPEFCHFTLETSGLRSEYQLSDLDLIATNGALRAAAEDLMRSAEDTSESQSARDIASAALNRLFAYAQDGDATGERNA from the coding sequence ATGCCCGCCTTTCGCTTTCTACACACCTCAGACCTGCATCTGGGCAAACGGTTTGGCCAAATGCCGGAAGAGGTGCGGGCGGATTTGCAGCAGGCGCGTCAGCAGACACTCGCCACTCTCGCCGCTCTGGCGCAGGAACAGGGGGTACAGCATGTCCTGATCGCGGGGGATATGTTTGACACCGAAACGCCCTCAGAACGAGTGCAGCGCCAGGCCCTGGCGGCAATGGGGGCGGCGCCGGATCTGCACTGGTGGATCATTCCAGGCAACCACGACAGCGCGGCTGCGGAAACGCTGTGGGCCGGGATGGCGCAGCATGCTGCGGCAAACACACATCTTTTGATGCAGCCTGAGCCGGTGAAAATGGCGCCTGGGGTGCATCTGTTACCCGCGCCCTGTCGTCATCGCTTTGCCGGGCAGGACCTGACCGCCTGGATGGATGGCTGCGACACCCCGGCGGGGGATTTGCGCATTGGTCTGGCCCATGGCGGGGTGCTGAACTTTGGCAGTGATGAGGCCGGCGGTGAGGTGATTTCGCCCAATCGTGCCAGCTCTGCCAGATTGGATTATCTGGCGCTGGGCGACTGGCACGGTGCCTTTACCCTGAATGATCGCAGCCGTTACAGCGGCACGCCAGAGGCCGACCGGTTCAAACACGCCGGGCGGGGCCAGTGCCTGTTGGTCGAGCTGACCGCGGCAGGCCAACCGCCGGATATCACTGCCCTGGAGGTCGGCGCTTATCACTGGCAGGAACAGGCTTTGCCCCTCACCCCGGCGAGCGATGTTGCGGCAGAACTGCAGGCGCTGTTGCCTGCCAACCGGGCCCAGTGGCGCCTACATCTGTTGCGGCTCAAGGCCGAGGGCTGGGTCACTGCACCGCAGCGCCTGGCCCTGGAGCAGGCGGTGGCACAGGTCGCCCCTGAGTTCTGTCATTTCACCCTGGAAACATCAGGGCTGCGCAGCGAATACCAGCTGTCTGATCTGGATCTGATTGCCACCAATGGGGCGTTGCGGGCGGCTGCCGAAGATCTGATGCGCTCGGCCGAGGACACAAGCGAGTCCCAGAGCGCGCGTGACATCGCTTCGGCGGCTTTGAACCGTTTGTTTGCCTATGCCCAGGACGGTGACGCGACCGGGGAGCGCAACGCATGA
- a CDS encoding FCD domain-containing protein, with amino-acid sequence MIFGSRQNEDETVVAMLASVLRRDISFGLLRPDEKLKLNDLRQRYGGSNHSMRETLRLLSAEGLVAATAQRGFRVTSATEADLQDILFMRIQVEKMALEKSLALGDVAWEGRVLAAHHAMRHCESVVQSDLSDLAALEWDNACRAFFYSLCEASGSPRLLDTQQKFYDQSRRFRLALLREGRLDFPDRATQHQALLTAVLSRDSATALSRLERLITTEIQA; translated from the coding sequence ATGATATTTGGTTCAAGACAAAACGAGGATGAAACGGTGGTGGCGATGCTGGCCTCGGTGCTGCGCCGCGACATCTCCTTTGGCCTGCTCAGACCGGATGAAAAGCTCAAGCTGAACGACCTGCGGCAACGCTATGGCGGCTCTAATCATTCGATGCGCGAAACCCTGCGGCTGCTCAGCGCCGAAGGCCTGGTGGCAGCCACCGCCCAGCGCGGGTTCCGCGTCACCTCGGCCACCGAGGCAGATCTGCAGGACATTCTGTTCATGCGCATCCAGGTTGAAAAGATGGCATTGGAGAAATCGCTGGCGCTGGGGGATGTCGCCTGGGAGGGTCGCGTTCTGGCAGCCCATCACGCCATGCGCCACTGCGAATCTGTTGTGCAAAGCGATCTCAGCGATCTGGCTGCCCTGGAGTGGGACAATGCCTGCCGGGCGTTTTTCTACAGCCTCTGCGAGGCCTCGGGCTCTCCCCGGCTGCTGGACACGCAACAAAAATTCTACGACCAGTCCCGCCGCTTTCGGCTGGCGCTGCTGCGCGAAGGGCGGCTGGATTTTCCAGATCGCGCCACGCAGCATCAAGCACTGCTCACCGCAGTATTAAGCCGCGACAGCGCCACAGCGCTTAGCCGGTTGGAGAGACTCATCACCACAGAAATACAGGCCTGA
- a CDS encoding ABC transporter substrate-binding protein has translation MTTFTRRKALALLGGSAAAAGLASPALASNRKITVGALRFTSHSGSFIGFERGYFAAAGLDVEFKFFQAATPMAVAIASGDVDYAVTAMSGGLVSLADKGAVKVIGGALSEEVGIDGQKFLVSDAAYQAGVTSPAQLAGKSYGITSAGSSFHYMGSKMAQAEGIELKFKPLQKVGAIIGALKSGQIDAWSIVPHLAKPLAGSGKVHIIGNVSDYLPNYQVTTVFTSAKNASGEQQMTRDFLAGYSKGVSDYNSTMIDKAHGDAGVEELVDLIHKYVYADRPREKAAKSIINGTMRLNEGAAMNTASLQDQLSWFQSEGLVDQSISLDTVIDPSYVQTLG, from the coding sequence ATGACCACATTTACCCGCCGCAAGGCATTGGCACTACTGGGTGGCAGCGCCGCTGCTGCTGGACTGGCAAGCCCAGCCTTGGCCTCAAACCGCAAAATCACCGTGGGCGCGCTGCGCTTTACCAGCCATTCCGGCAGCTTCATCGGCTTTGAGCGCGGCTATTTTGCCGCCGCGGGCCTGGATGTGGAGTTCAAGTTCTTCCAGGCCGCAACCCCAATGGCTGTAGCCATTGCCTCCGGCGATGTGGACTACGCAGTAACCGCGATGTCTGGTGGTCTGGTGTCTCTGGCCGACAAGGGTGCGGTCAAGGTGATCGGCGGCGCCCTGTCCGAAGAAGTCGGCATCGACGGCCAGAAGTTCCTGGTCTCTGACGCCGCCTACCAGGCCGGTGTGACCAGCCCGGCACAGCTGGCGGGCAAAAGCTACGGCATCACCTCGGCGGGATCCTCTTTCCACTACATGGGCTCCAAAATGGCCCAGGCCGAAGGCATCGAGCTGAAGTTCAAGCCGTTGCAAAAAGTCGGAGCCATCATCGGCGCGCTGAAATCCGGCCAGATCGACGCCTGGTCCATCGTGCCACATCTGGCCAAACCACTGGCTGGCTCTGGCAAGGTGCATATCATTGGCAATGTGTCGGACTACCTGCCAAATTATCAGGTGACCACGGTCTTTACCTCGGCCAAAAACGCTTCGGGCGAGCAGCAGATGACGCGCGATTTCCTGGCCGGCTATTCCAAAGGTGTGAGCGACTATAACAGCACCATGATCGACAAGGCCCATGGCGACGCCGGTGTTGAAGAGCTGGTCGACCTGATCCACAAATATGTCTATGCGGATCGCCCACGTGAAAAGGCGGCCAAGTCGATCATCAATGGCACCATGCGCCTGAATGAGGGCGCAGCGATGAACACCGCCTCGCTGCAGGACCAGCTGAGCTGGTTCCAATCCGAAGGTCTGGTGGATCAGAGCATCAGCCTGGATACCGTGATTGACCCAAGCTACGTGCAGACACTCGGCTAA
- a CDS encoding ABC transporter ATP-binding protein: MDIRLSGVSHSYDDFEVLRDISLDIPSGKIVCIVGPSGCGKSTLLRFIGGLEQPTRGEVLQIGAAPKDCLNPLTYIFQDFALLPWRSVRGNISLVLEDHGIRGARAEAIIADVLARTKLSEFHKALPKQLSGGMKQRVAIARALAVNPAVMLMDEPLSALDSQTRELLMDDLVSLWTRTPFTAVYVTHNLAEAVRLGHSIVVMSRRPGEIREVVHLDTPLDQRHYGDSALEEKQKYLWQLMREEARAADAELVHV, encoded by the coding sequence ATGGATATTCGCCTCTCTGGCGTCAGCCATTCCTATGATGATTTTGAGGTGCTGCGCGATATCTCGCTGGACATCCCCTCGGGCAAGATTGTCTGCATCGTTGGCCCCTCTGGCTGCGGCAAGTCCACGCTGTTGCGCTTTATAGGCGGGTTGGAACAGCCCACCCGGGGCGAGGTGCTGCAAATTGGCGCTGCGCCCAAAGATTGCCTCAACCCGCTCACCTATATTTTTCAGGATTTTGCCCTGCTGCCCTGGCGCTCGGTGCGGGGTAATATCTCTTTGGTGCTGGAGGATCACGGCATTCGCGGTGCCCGCGCCGAGGCGATCATTGCCGATGTGCTGGCCCGCACCAAGCTGAGCGAGTTCCACAAGGCCCTGCCCAAGCAGCTGTCGGGGGGGATGAAACAGCGGGTGGCGATTGCCCGTGCCCTGGCGGTGAACCCGGCGGTGATGCTGATGGATGAGCCGCTTTCGGCGCTGGATAGTCAGACCCGCGAATTGCTGATGGATGATCTGGTCAGCCTCTGGACCCGGACGCCGTTTACGGCAGTCTATGTCACCCATAACCTGGCCGAAGCCGTGCGGCTGGGCCACTCCATCGTGGTGATGTCGCGCCGCCCTGGCGAGATCCGCGAAGTGGTGCATCTGGATACCCCGCTGGATCAACGTCACTATGGGGACAGCGCTTTGGAAGAAAAACAAAAATACCTTTGGCAATTGATGCGCGAAGAGGCCCGTGCGGCAGATGCGGAGCTGGTTCATGTCTGA
- a CDS encoding ABC transporter permease has translation MSDLKPNTAADTTETQPSQGQARQVTFRGGGFAPASHRWIGVLVFVLLLALAELGTRQGWISPLTLPLPSDVLKTFGELYASGLLWAHMSVSLTRLFIGALLGASLGVATGVLIGLFSYVRAGLVPLTAALFPIPKIALLPLFVIWFGIDEGSKYALIAFGTFTPTVVATYGAVDNVDRSLIRMGQSFNLSWFSIVRKIVLPGAMPGILSGLRISLAIAIILLVAAEMLGAEYGIGAYILEAGSLYDLERLFAGVTILSLLGVTLSATIGFIERRVLGWRQ, from the coding sequence ATGTCTGATCTGAAACCCAACACAGCCGCCGATACCACCGAAACTCAACCCTCTCAGGGCCAAGCCCGCCAGGTCACCTTTCGTGGTGGAGGCTTTGCCCCGGCCAGCCATCGCTGGATCGGTGTCTTGGTCTTTGTCTTGCTGCTGGCGCTTGCGGAACTTGGCACCCGTCAGGGCTGGATTTCACCACTGACCCTGCCGCTGCCCAGTGACGTGCTCAAAACCTTTGGCGAGCTCTATGCGTCTGGGCTGTTGTGGGCACATATGAGTGTATCTTTGACCCGGCTGTTTATCGGTGCCTTGCTTGGCGCCAGCCTGGGCGTTGCGACCGGCGTGTTGATCGGGCTGTTTTCCTATGTTCGCGCCGGATTGGTGCCGCTGACGGCTGCGCTGTTCCCCATCCCCAAGATCGCGCTTTTACCGCTGTTTGTGATCTGGTTTGGCATTGATGAGGGCTCAAAATACGCGCTGATCGCCTTTGGCACCTTTACCCCCACGGTGGTGGCTACCTATGGCGCGGTGGACAATGTTGATCGCAGCCTGATCCGCATGGGCCAAAGCTTCAACCTGTCCTGGTTCTCGATCGTGCGCAAGATTGTGCTGCCTGGGGCCATGCCCGGTATCCTGTCCGGGCTCCGCATCAGCCTGGCCATTGCCATCATCCTGCTGGTTGCAGCCGAGATGCTGGGCGCGGAATACGGCATCGGCGCCTATATCCTGGAGGCCGGATCGCTCTATGATCTGGAACGCCTGTTTGCCGGCGTCACCATCCTGTCGCTGCTGGGGGTCACGCTGAGCGCCACCATCGGGTTTATTGAACGCCGGGTATTGGGCTGGCGCCAATAG
- a CDS encoding glycosyltransferase has product MPRTAPQTSLLLYAPVPLYLFEGSLFIERQAVNGLQLWARHFDLITVMMPVSAVAPPAGWVPVHCYQQELSRVSIEPFPMAYRPDQFLRALPRALKRIRRLIAKADYLSFAIGGLFGDWGAVSCLAAHQLQRPFGVWTDRVESEVMRQSLERPSDKALDQTTWRSRLRGRLYHRPMAWLEKAVIQRADLGLFHGAETFEAYHGLCRNPQLVHDIHIAEEDHISDSALAAKITDVGRKRPLRLIYTGRAEAMKGPIDWTTVLERLNVLGVGFHATWLGDGAALPQMKGRIQRAGLTNCVDFPGFIEDRSAVLQALRQADLFVFCHKTPESPRCLIEALTCGTPILGYEGAYARDLISGQGGGALVSRGDTEALALRIAELDADRDQLAQRIADARLDGMPFSDVQVFAHRAGILKQYLPVGGAMPPQKRRSGPGLGWDAARY; this is encoded by the coding sequence ATGCCCAGAACCGCGCCACAAACCAGCCTTTTACTTTATGCCCCAGTGCCGCTGTATCTCTTTGAGGGGTCTCTTTTTATTGAACGGCAGGCGGTCAACGGGCTGCAGCTCTGGGCGCGGCACTTTGATCTGATCACGGTGATGATGCCGGTCAGCGCGGTTGCGCCTCCAGCGGGATGGGTGCCTGTGCACTGCTATCAGCAAGAGCTGTCGCGAGTCAGCATCGAACCCTTCCCCATGGCCTATCGCCCGGACCAGTTTCTACGGGCCCTGCCGCGGGCATTAAAGCGGATACGCAGGTTGATCGCAAAAGCAGATTACCTGAGCTTTGCCATCGGTGGGTTGTTTGGCGATTGGGGGGCGGTGTCCTGCCTGGCCGCGCATCAGTTGCAGCGGCCCTTTGGGGTCTGGACGGATCGGGTGGAATCCGAAGTCATGCGGCAATCGCTGGAGCGTCCAAGCGACAAGGCGCTGGACCAGACAACCTGGCGCAGTCGCTTGCGGGGGCGGTTGTATCACCGGCCCATGGCCTGGCTTGAAAAGGCTGTGATCCAGCGGGCCGATCTGGGCCTGTTCCATGGGGCTGAAACCTTTGAAGCCTATCACGGGCTGTGCCGAAACCCACAGCTGGTCCATGATATTCACATCGCTGAGGAAGATCACATCAGCGACAGTGCCTTGGCGGCAAAGATCACGGATGTTGGGAGAAAACGACCGCTGCGGCTGATCTACACCGGTCGCGCCGAGGCCATGAAGGGGCCGATCGACTGGACCACGGTACTGGAGCGGCTCAATGTTCTCGGGGTGGGTTTCCACGCAACCTGGCTTGGCGATGGCGCGGCGCTACCGCAGATGAAGGGGCGGATCCAGCGGGCGGGATTGACCAACTGTGTTGATTTCCCAGGATTTATCGAGGATCGCAGTGCTGTGTTACAGGCGCTGCGGCAGGCTGATCTCTTTGTGTTTTGCCATAAAACACCTGAATCGCCGCGCTGCCTGATCGAGGCCCTGACCTGCGGCACGCCAATTTTGGGCTATGAAGGCGCCTATGCACGGGATCTGATTTCGGGGCAGGGCGGGGGGGCGCTGGTTTCCCGTGGCGACACCGAGGCCCTGGCGCTTCGGATCGCCGAGTTGGACGCAGATCGCGACCAGCTGGCGCAGCGCATTGCAGATGCCCGCCTTGATGGGATGCCTTTTAGTGATGTGCAGGTCTTTGCCCACCGCGCCGGAATCCTCAAACAGTATCTGCCAGTGGGTGGAGCCATGCCGCCGCAAAAACGCAGGTCTGGGCCGGGTCTGGGCTGGGACGCTGCCAGATACTAA
- a CDS encoding NADP-dependent isocitrate dehydrogenase: MTENSNPDILYTIVDEAPELASASFLPIIRKFAAAADVSVGTKDISLAGRILSAFPENLSPEQRQTDDLAELGELVKTPDANVIKLPNISASVPQLVAAIEELQAQGYDIPSYPEEPTTDAEKDARARYDGLKGSAVNPVLREGNSDRRAARAVKNYAQNNPHSMGAWTGDSKTKVSSMAEGDFYANEKAATITAAQAGDAKIEFVGTDGTVTVLKDGWSLEAGTVADATFMSAAALSSFLAEAIADTKADGTMFSLHLKATMMKVSDPIIFGHAVKAWLAPVFDKFGAELEALGVNANSGMGDLLDRVADNADIMAAIEAVTAERPAMYMVDSDKGITNLHVPSDVIIDASMPAVIRAGGKGWDAAGNKGDTNCVIPDRCYATIYDETINFFKANGALDVTTAGSVANVGLMAQKAEEYGSHPTTFEAPAAGTIRVVLANGETLHAHSVEAGDIWRACTAKQAPIENWIELALDRQRLTGSEAIFWLDENRAHDAELIKYVKPALEAAGKADLFQIMAPREATAQSLKTITAGKDSIAITGNVLRDYLTDLFPILELGTSAKMLSIVKLMQGGGLFETGAGGSAPKHVQQLVEQNHLRWDSMGEFCALGESLKFLADSKDNAKAGVLGAAAEVATQGILDNNKSPSRKVGEPDNRDSHYWFARYWAEALAAQGDDADLAAEFAPIAKALADGEEAILAELATAQGPAADIGGYFHPSAELKAKVMRPSGTLNAIIG; the protein is encoded by the coding sequence ATGACAGAAAATTCAAACCCCGACATTCTGTATACCATCGTAGACGAAGCTCCAGAGCTGGCCTCGGCATCCTTTCTGCCGATCATCCGCAAGTTCGCCGCTGCCGCCGATGTCAGTGTTGGCACCAAAGACATTTCCCTGGCTGGGCGCATCCTCTCTGCCTTCCCAGAAAACCTGAGCCCCGAACAGCGTCAGACCGACGATCTGGCAGAACTGGGTGAGCTGGTCAAAACGCCAGACGCAAATGTCATCAAACTGCCAAATATCTCGGCCTCTGTGCCGCAGCTGGTCGCCGCCATCGAAGAATTGCAGGCCCAGGGCTATGACATTCCCTCCTACCCCGAAGAGCCCACAACAGATGCCGAAAAAGACGCCCGCGCGCGCTATGACGGCCTGAAAGGCTCTGCGGTGAACCCGGTTCTGCGGGAAGGCAACTCAGACCGCCGCGCGGCTCGCGCCGTTAAGAACTACGCCCAGAACAACCCACATTCGATGGGCGCGTGGACTGGCGACAGCAAAACCAAGGTCTCGTCCATGGCGGAGGGTGATTTCTACGCCAATGAAAAAGCCGCCACCATCACAGCGGCGCAGGCCGGTGACGCCAAGATCGAATTTGTCGGCACCGATGGCACGGTTACCGTGCTGAAAGACGGCTGGTCGCTTGAGGCCGGTACCGTTGCAGATGCCACATTCATGTCGGCTGCTGCCCTGTCGAGCTTCCTGGCAGAGGCCATTGCCGACACCAAGGCAGACGGCACCATGTTTTCGCTGCACCTGAAGGCCACCATGATGAAGGTCTCTGACCCGATCATTTTTGGTCACGCGGTCAAAGCCTGGCTGGCGCCGGTGTTCGACAAGTTCGGTGCCGAGCTGGAGGCCTTGGGAGTCAATGCCAACTCTGGCATGGGTGATCTGCTGGACCGTGTTGCCGACAACGCCGACATCATGGCCGCAATTGAGGCCGTCACCGCTGAGCGCCCCGCCATGTATATGGTGGACAGCGACAAGGGCATTACCAACCTGCACGTGCCTTCGGATGTGATCATCGACGCCTCGATGCCTGCGGTGATCCGCGCTGGCGGCAAGGGCTGGGATGCAGCAGGCAACAAGGGCGACACCAACTGCGTCATTCCTGATCGTTGCTATGCCACCATCTATGATGAGACCATCAACTTTTTCAAAGCCAATGGCGCGCTGGACGTGACTACGGCGGGGTCCGTCGCCAACGTTGGTCTGATGGCACAAAAAGCCGAAGAATACGGCAGCCACCCCACCACATTTGAAGCCCCTGCTGCGGGCACCATCCGTGTGGTTCTGGCCAATGGCGAAACCCTGCACGCCCATAGCGTCGAGGCCGGCGACATCTGGCGTGCCTGCACCGCCAAACAGGCACCGATTGAAAACTGGATTGAACTGGCTCTGGATCGCCAGCGTCTGACCGGTTCCGAAGCCATATTCTGGCTTGACGAAAACCGTGCCCATGACGCCGAACTGATCAAATATGTCAAACCCGCGCTGGAAGCTGCAGGCAAGGCGGATCTGTTCCAGATCATGGCCCCACGGGAAGCAACAGCCCAGTCGCTGAAGACCATCACCGCAGGCAAGGACAGCATCGCCATCACCGGCAACGTGCTGCGCGACTATCTGACCGATTTGTTCCCGATCCTGGAACTGGGCACCTCGGCCAAGATGTTGTCGATCGTGAAACTGATGCAAGGTGGCGGTTTGTTTGAAACCGGTGCCGGTGGCTCGGCGCCCAAGCACGTGCAGCAGCTGGTTGAGCAAAACCACCTGCGCTGGGACTCGATGGGGGAATTCTGCGCCCTGGGTGAAAGCCTGAAGTTCCTGGCAGACAGCAAGGACAACGCCAAAGCCGGTGTGCTGGGGGCTGCCGCTGAGGTGGCAACCCAAGGCATTCTGGACAACAACAAGTCGCCTTCGCGCAAGGTGGGCGAACCTGACAACCGCGACAGCCACTACTGGTTTGCCCGCTACTGGGCTGAGGCCCTGGCAGCACAGGGTGACGACGCAGACCTGGCCGCAGAATTTGCCCCCATTGCCAAGGCGCTGGCCGATGGCGAAGAGGCCATTCTGGCGGAATTGGCGACGGCACAGGGCCCGGCCGCGGATATTGGCGGCTATTTCCACCCCTCTGCGGAGCTGAAAGCCAAGGTCATGCGCCCCTCGGGAACGCTGAATGCCATTATCGGCTAA